The DNA sequence AGTGCAGGAAGCTCACCAGCCTGGATCTCTCCTACACCATGGTGAGCGCTCATCAGGGTTTCTTGGTTCCTCTGCTCGTTTCTTGGAACAAAGGCTACGGATGATTCTGTCTTTTGATTCCTTATTGTACGTTTGTTGATTTGATTTCTAGACAACATGTTCACTCTTTAATTCACCGGAGCAAAATGGGCTTCAGTTACTCCCTTTTCTAAATCTGCTACCTTTCATCAGTTACAAGTACCACATCAATTGCTCAATCTAATTTATTCAGTTAGTGCTTAGGGCATTGGACCACTTCAGTTTATAGGTAGTATAGTATTCTTGATCTGCAGATGTTCTTATCTTTGAAAGCAACAATGGATCAGCAGAGCAGTACTAGTAGCCAACTCTAGTTTCTCTTGCAGCTTTGTGCCTAGTGCCTACCGACCAACTTATTATATCGTGCTGGAGTAATAGTAAAATGGAAACGTCTCTTGTGTTGCAGATCACAAAGGATAGCTTTCCTCCCATCATGAAGCTACCCAATCTTCAAGAGTTGACACTGGTGGGGTGTATTGGAATTGATGATGACGCCCTTGGCAGCCTTCAGAAAGAATGCAGTAAATCACTACAGGTGCTTGATCTGTCTCACTGTCAGAATATCACTGATGTGGGAGTTTCATCCATACTGAAGTTGGTACCCAATCTATTCGAACTGGATCTTTCATACTGCTGTCCTGTAAGTAGCCAACCATCTAGTTGTATTATTGTATCACCTGGGCATAACTTGAGCCCTCGCAGCTTAATTAATTTACATCCTTCATGTATCAGGTCACCCCTTCTATGGTGCGAAGCTTCCAGAAGATTCCTAAACTGCGGACCCTGAAGCTGGAAGGCTGCAAATTCATGGTTGATGGACTAAAAGCTATTGGAACCTCATGTGTTTCTTTAAAGGAGTTAAACTTGAGCAAGTGCTCTGGAATGACGGATACAGAATTCTCTTTTGCTATGTCAAGACTAAAGAACCTGCTGAAGCTGGACATTACTTGTTGTCGAAATATCACTGATGTTTCACTAGCGGCCATGACTAGTTCATGCACTTCCCTCATCTCTCTGAGGATGGAGTCTTGTAGCCGTGTTTCCAGTGGAGCACTCCAACTGATCGGGAAACACTGTTCTCACTTGGAACAGCTGGACCTTACTGACAGTGATTTGGATGACGAAGGTACTTAATACTGAACTGGGTACTGAATTATTCTTTGCCAAATGGACATAAAGttgactttgatttttttttttgtaggaTTGAAAGCTCTTTCCAGATGCGGCAAACTTTCAAGTCTAAAAATTGGCATTTGCTTGAAGATAAGTGATGAAGGTCTTACCCACATTGGAAGGTCCTGCCCAAATCTCCGCGACATTGATTTGTACAGGTCATTATTTGACATGCCTTGTGGTTGTTTTCTTTGTTTCGTTCTTTGTCGGTAAGCTAACTTATATTTTCTGTTTCAGGTGTGGAGGCCTCAGTGATGATGGAATTATTCCAATTGCGCAGGGTTGTCCCATGCTAGAGTCTATCAATCTATCCTACTGTACAGAAATAACGGACCGTTCACTGATTTCACTTTCAAAATGCACAAAGCTGAATACTCTGGAGATTCGTGGCTGCCCCATGATTACATCCACTGGGCTCTCAGAAATAGCAATGGGGTGCAGGCTACTTTCCAAGCTTGATATTAAGAAATGCTTTGAGGTTAATGATGTGGGAATGCTTTACCTTTCCCAGTTCTCTCATAGCCTCCGTGAGGTATTATCCTTTTCTCCTGTAAATGGAACTGTGTATGTTCTGCAATTGTGCTAATACAATTTACATCTTGTCACAGATAAACTTGTCATACTGTTCAGTCACCGATATTGGGCTTCTTTCCCTTTCTAGCATATCTGGCTTGCAGAACATGACCATTGTCCATTTAGCGGGTATAACGCCTAATGGCTTGACAGCTACTCTTATGGTTTGTGGTTGTTTGACGAAAGTGAAGCTTCATGAAGCATTCAAATCCATGATGCCGCCTCATATGATAAAAAATGTTGAGGCACGCGGGTGTGTTTTCCAGTGGATCGATAAACCATTCAAGGTATTCTACTGTTCCTCTGGTTGCTTGCTGTACACAGCGTTAAACCCTTGTGTTCACCAACTCGTTTAGGTGTCTTGCTTGATTTGCTACTCGAAAACACTACATACTATTTGCTTCAGAAAAGGTTGTGGTTCCATTAAGCTATGTTTGTGCTGCCAGATCCAGATGCAATGATTTTTTCTAAAAACTTTAAAGAATTGTTCTACGCTTCAAAACACACAAATCATGATTTGCTTATGGATGGTGTTAAAAAAAATGCCTAAGAGCGTAACACAGTTGTCTTGTATGTGTTGATTGTTGAGTGGATT is a window from the Sorghum bicolor cultivar BTx623 chromosome 5, Sorghum_bicolor_NCBIv3, whole genome shotgun sequence genome containing:
- the LOC8067589 gene encoding F-box/LRR-repeat protein 3, whose protein sequence is MAAHQQQQHRHPKRRRLALSLSPSPTPAAAAAAPPLDSLADELLFLVLDRVAQADPRALKSFALASRACHAAESRHRRVVRPLRADLLPAALARYPCATRLDLSLCARVPDAALASAVVSGSSSLRAVDLSRSRGFGSAGVAALAASCPGLADLDLSNGVDLGDAAAAEVARAKGLRRLSLARWKPLTDMGLGCVAVGCMELRELSLKWCLGVSDLGIQLLALKCRKLTSLDLSYTMITKDSFPPIMKLPNLQELTLVGCIGIDDDALGSLQKECSKSLQVLDLSHCQNITDVGVSSILKLVPNLFELDLSYCCPVTPSMVRSFQKIPKLRTLKLEGCKFMVDGLKAIGTSCVSLKELNLSKCSGMTDTEFSFAMSRLKNLLKLDITCCRNITDVSLAAMTSSCTSLISLRMESCSRVSSGALQLIGKHCSHLEQLDLTDSDLDDEGLKALSRCGKLSSLKIGICLKISDEGLTHIGRSCPNLRDIDLYRCGGLSDDGIIPIAQGCPMLESINLSYCTEITDRSLISLSKCTKLNTLEIRGCPMITSTGLSEIAMGCRLLSKLDIKKCFEVNDVGMLYLSQFSHSLREINLSYCSVTDIGLLSLSSISGLQNMTIVHLAGITPNGLTATLMVCGCLTKVKLHEAFKSMMPPHMIKNVEARGCVFQWIDKPFKVEVEPCDVWKQQSQDVLVR